A region of the Silene latifolia isolate original U9 population chromosome 9, ASM4854445v1, whole genome shotgun sequence genome:
AGATTGTAGTATTAAAGCTAacattaaaataatgaaaaatgatcTTACCAGCAGCAACGATCAACGGCGATGAAATACAAGTGACCAACGACAATAAGGCGGTGGCCGGAGTACGAGCAAGCACTGACAAGAAGGGGCAACTGATAATTTGATTGAAAATAAAACTTGCGATGGTGATAATCAAACTGTGCGAAGGAAACAATTAGGGTGCAGTACGTAGAAGTGTAAACGCCAAGTTTTCATTTGATTGAATTAATAAGGAGAACGGTGGAGAACGGAGCCGTTCTCTTTGACAGATTAAGGAGAACGGTGGGGAACAAAGGGGAGTATGAAGCGGTGTGTTCTGCAgttctagttttaattaaaacggtTGGTCAAACCAACCCGTTCTCTTTGTTTATCTATAAGAACGGTTCAACCCAATAACCGTTCTATTCAGAATTCATAATTGCCCGcctaacataaaaaaaaaagaaagagaacgGTTCCGTTACCAACCGTTCTCTAAGTGGCGTTCTCGTagccttaaattgtagtagtgGCTACTGCCGCAAACTCTAGTAACCAGGCTCGATATGGATATGCTGCCACCAAGGGTAACCACGCCACCCGAGCAAGTATATCCAGCAGGAACGGTGGCCACCCAGCGTACGATCCAACCACCAGGGGTTTCACCACCATCAAGGATGCCACAAACGTACCCTATGGTACTCAATCATGTGGGATTAGGAGCACTGACTCCAGATCCCATACCAACAACCAGCAATACGCCAGTGGTACCAGGAAGCCATCCAGGGGAACAGTCAGCAAGAAACGCATATCCCGGGATGTGCTCCTATATGCCATATACTTCGGACAGCTAGTTCAGGCCTATTGTGAACTCAACACTATTACCTGGAAGCTACATGGTCCCTCCTTACATGTCAGGAGGAACACCAAATCCATATAGGGCCTACTCAATACCCCACAACCAGGGTATGGGGGTAGGAAGCCATGTAGAATAACAGTTGCAGGATATCAGGTCCCTACTCAGCAAGGTTCCAGGGTTACCACGTCCCATGGAGGTGGCAACCTCGGAGTGCTATGCGGATTCCCCCTTTATGGACAGCATTGCCGTCGTCAGTATGCCAAAGGGGTTCACCACGCCAACAATgacgttgtatgatggaagagaggATCCGCTGGAGCACATCAACCAGTACAAACAGAAAATGATGGTGGTTGCAGCAATAAGGCCTGAAAAGTAGgcatgcatgtgcaaaggattcggttcCACCTTGTCAGGAGCCACACTCCAATGGTTTGTTAACCTTCCCAACAAGTCTATTTCCAGCTTCGCGGGGTTAGTGAATGTTGTTAATCAACAGTTTGCAAGCAGTCGCAAGCCAGGAAAATTATCCAGTGATCTATACCGGATCGTCCAGAGGTTCGAAGAGTCCACCAGGGATTATCTCGCCATATTCAACGTGGGAAAAATATCTATCCCTAGGTGCGACCCTACAACATCAGTCAATGCCTTCAGAAGGAGACTGCATCACGACTCTAATTTGCACAAAGATCTCACCAAGCACCCATGTGCCACCTTTGAGGAAGTCAAACAAATGGCAGAGGCTACTTATCGCctagaggaggatgaggataggAGGGACCTATATGTAACAAAGTCGTCCAGTAGAAAAATCACAACAGAGAAGAAGAACGAAAGAGCCAAACCCTACAGCAAGAACATAGTGAACAAAGTCTCAGGAGAAACAGAGAGCACTGAGGCTCCTCCTAAGCTCAGCGAGTATGGATTCACCACTGGACTTGCTTGGTTATTGAAGGCAATAAGGGAACTAGGGTTGAGGGCCAGGTGGCCCAAGAAGCCTACCCCCAGGGAGAACGCCAGAAGAGATGCCAGCAAAAGGTTTGAATACCACAACGATATTGGCCACAATACAAAAGATTGTGTAGTATTACGAAAGGAAGTAAAGAACCTCTAGTGTGCTGGATGCTTGGATAACCTCCTCCCCAAGGGAGCGAAATCTGGAAAGGTCAATACTGTTGACTAGGCCCAACCATCCGCACCTCCACCTTACTCAAAGGTCGTGAGCGTCATCATAGGAGGGTCGGAGATATGTGGTCTCACTTATTCAGCAGCAAATCACCATGcaaccgagaccaaaggagataaaCCAGAGTTGTCTCTCAGGGTAAGCAGACCGAATCTACCAACAATCTCATTCGACGAGGCAGACATACCTGATGAGGCAGAACACCACCATGACGCCTTGATCAATACCCTTTCTATAGGGAATTTCCTTGTTAAAAAGatattggtaga
Encoded here:
- the LOC141600754 gene encoding uncharacterized protein LOC141600754 is translated as MTLYDGREDPLEHINQYKQKMMVVAAIRPENFAGLVNVVNQQFASSRKPGKLSSDLYRIVQRFEESTRDYLAIFNVGKISIPRCDPTTSVNAFRRRLHHDSNLHKDLTKHPCATFEEVKQMAEATYRLEEDEDRRDLYVTKSSSRKITTEKKNERAKPYSKNIVNKVSGETESTEAPPKLSEYGFTTGLAWLLKAIRELGLRARWPKKPTPRENARRDASKRFEYHNDIGHNTKDCVVLRKEAQPSAPPPYSKVVSVIIGGSEICGLTYSAANHHATETKGDKPELSLRVSRPNLPTISFDEADIPDEAEHHHDALINTLSIGNFLVKKILVDTGSSVNLLMLETLKNMGFSEKDLV